A window of the Rhizobium brockwellii genome harbors these coding sequences:
- a CDS encoding ABC transporter permease subunit — protein sequence MSTVTVKTGQPSALAEFWHYFSRNKGAVIGLVVFTIVLVVAVLAPLFAPHEPNEQNRAVLLAVPFWMEGGSASFPLGTDAVGRDILSRLIYGARFSLFIGVVVVTLSVISGVLIGLVAGFFRGKVDTAIMRLMDIILAFPSLLLALVLVAVLGPGLTNAMIAISLVNQPHFVRLTRASVISEREKEYVIASRVAGAGTFRLMFKTILPNCLGPLIVQATLAFSAAILDAAALGFLGMGAQPPTPEWGTMLAESREFISRAWWVVTFPGLAILITVLAINLMGDGLRDALDPKLKRS from the coding sequence ATGAGCACGGTCACCGTCAAAACCGGCCAGCCATCCGCTCTTGCGGAGTTCTGGCATTATTTTTCCCGCAACAAGGGCGCCGTCATCGGCCTGGTGGTTTTCACCATCGTCCTGGTCGTCGCAGTCCTGGCGCCGCTCTTTGCGCCACATGAGCCGAACGAGCAGAACCGCGCGGTACTGCTCGCCGTGCCGTTCTGGATGGAGGGCGGCAGCGCCTCCTTCCCGCTCGGAACAGATGCCGTCGGCCGCGATATCCTTTCGCGCCTGATCTATGGCGCGCGGTTTTCGCTGTTCATCGGCGTCGTCGTCGTCACGCTTTCGGTCATTTCAGGCGTCCTGATCGGACTCGTTGCCGGATTTTTCCGCGGCAAGGTCGATACGGCAATCATGCGCCTGATGGATATCATCCTGGCCTTCCCGTCGCTGTTGCTCGCCCTCGTTCTGGTGGCCGTGCTTGGGCCAGGGCTCACCAATGCGATGATCGCGATTTCGCTGGTCAATCAGCCGCATTTCGTGCGGCTGACGCGCGCCTCGGTCATTTCTGAGCGTGAGAAGGAATATGTCATCGCCTCGCGTGTCGCCGGTGCCGGCACCTTCCGGTTGATGTTCAAGACGATCCTGCCGAACTGTCTTGGGCCACTGATCGTTCAGGCGACGCTCGCCTTCTCGGCGGCGATTCTCGATGCCGCCGCCCTCGGCTTTCTCGGCATGGGCGCCCAGCCGCCGACACCCGAATGGGGGACGATGCTCGCTGAATCCCGTGAGTTCATCTCGCGCGCCTGGTGGGTGGTGACATTCCCGGGTCTTGCCATCCTCATCACCGTTCTCGCCATCAACCTGATGGGTGACGGCCTGCGCGATGCGCTCGATCCCAAACTGAAGAGGTCGTGA
- a CDS encoding ABC transporter ATP-binding protein: MPLLEIENLTVEFQTSSGLFRAVDGVSLACDKGEILSVVGESGSGKSVAMLALMGLLPWTAKITADRMQFDGKDLRGISGRQRRRIVGKDMAMIFQEPMSSLNPCFTVGFQLGETLRFHMGLNRKERRERSIELLNLVGIPAPEDRLSNFPHQMSGGMSQRVMIAMALACNPKLLIADEPTTALDVTIQAQILDLLVRLQKEQGMALVLITHDMGVVAETAERVQVQYAGQKVEEQPVRALFRDPHHPYTAALLAALPERAKVGQRLPSIAGVVPGQHGRPTGCLFAPRCGFATVECDRGVVRQGPELGLALCNYPLKDGKPLGHPGIMAVETAGDLV; the protein is encoded by the coding sequence ATGCCGCTCCTCGAGATTGAAAATCTGACGGTCGAATTCCAGACCTCTTCCGGTCTCTTCCGCGCCGTCGACGGTGTGTCGCTTGCCTGCGACAAGGGCGAGATCCTGTCGGTCGTCGGCGAATCCGGCTCGGGTAAATCCGTTGCCATGCTGGCCCTGATGGGGCTTCTGCCCTGGACGGCGAAGATCACCGCCGACCGCATGCAGTTCGACGGCAAGGATCTGCGCGGCATCTCCGGCCGCCAGCGCCGCAGGATCGTCGGCAAGGATATGGCGATGATCTTCCAGGAGCCGATGTCGAGCCTCAATCCGTGCTTCACGGTCGGTTTCCAGCTCGGCGAGACCCTGCGCTTCCATATGGGCCTCAACCGCAAGGAGCGCCGCGAACGTTCAATCGAACTGCTGAACCTCGTCGGCATTCCGGCTCCGGAAGACCGCCTGTCTAACTTTCCGCATCAGATGTCCGGCGGCATGAGCCAGCGCGTCATGATCGCCATGGCGCTCGCCTGCAATCCGAAGCTCTTGATCGCCGACGAGCCGACAACGGCGCTTGACGTGACGATCCAGGCACAGATCCTCGATCTTCTCGTTCGCCTGCAGAAGGAGCAGGGCATGGCGCTGGTGCTGATCACCCACGACATGGGTGTCGTTGCCGAAACCGCCGAGCGCGTACAGGTACAATATGCCGGCCAGAAGGTTGAGGAACAGCCGGTGAGGGCGCTGTTCCGCGACCCGCATCATCCCTATACCGCTGCCCTGCTCGCAGCCCTGCCCGAACGCGCCAAGGTCGGCCAGCGTCTTCCCTCGATCGCCGGTGTCGTTCCCGGCCAGCATGGTCGCCCGACGGGCTGTCTGTTTGCGCCGCGCTGCGGCTTCGCCACGGTCGAGTGCGATCGCGGTGTCGTCCGTCAGGGGCCGGAGCTCGGACTGGCGCTCTGCAACTATCCTTTGAAGGACGGCAAGCCGCTCGGACATCCGGGCATCATGGCCGTTGAAACTGCAGGAGATCTTGTATGA
- a CDS encoding peptide ABC transporter ATP-binding protein → MTGAVLEGRDLARFYTVNRGLFKADATVKALNGVSFSLHSGKTLAVVGESGCGKSTLARLVTMIENPTSGELLIDGKPAHVGDRSLRSQVQIVFQNPYGSLNPRQKVGSILEEPLKINTDLDGAARRRKAEEMMARVGLRPEHYGRYPHMFSGGQRQRIAIARALMLRPKVLVLDEPVSALDLSIQAQVLNLLMDLQKEMGLAYLFISHGLSVVHHIADEVMVMYLGRPVETGPAAEVFARPRHPYTAALLSATPIADPDRAKNRIRLQGELPSPLKPPTGCHFNPRCWKAQDHCRQVSPELTGEGTHQYACHFPLD, encoded by the coding sequence ATGACGGGCGCTGTTCTCGAGGGCAGGGATCTCGCCCGCTTCTACACCGTCAACCGCGGCCTCTTCAAAGCCGATGCCACCGTCAAGGCGCTGAACGGCGTCAGCTTCAGCCTGCATTCCGGCAAGACGCTCGCCGTCGTCGGCGAATCCGGCTGCGGCAAGTCGACGCTCGCCCGCCTGGTCACGATGATCGAGAACCCGACATCGGGAGAATTGCTGATCGACGGCAAGCCCGCCCATGTCGGCGATCGCAGCCTGCGCAGCCAAGTGCAGATCGTCTTCCAGAATCCTTATGGCTCGCTCAACCCGCGCCAAAAGGTCGGCTCGATCCTCGAAGAGCCGCTGAAGATCAACACCGATCTCGACGGCGCCGCCCGCCGCCGCAAGGCGGAGGAGATGATGGCCCGTGTCGGCCTGCGTCCGGAGCATTATGGCCGATATCCCCATATGTTCTCCGGCGGTCAGCGCCAGCGTATCGCCATTGCCCGCGCCCTGATGCTGCGGCCAAAGGTGCTGGTGCTCGACGAACCGGTCTCGGCGCTTGACCTGTCGATCCAGGCGCAGGTGCTGAACCTGTTGATGGACCTGCAGAAGGAGATGGGGCTTGCCTATCTCTTCATCTCGCACGGGCTCTCCGTCGTCCATCATATCGCCGACGAGGTGATGGTGATGTATCTCGGCCGTCCTGTGGAAACCGGTCCCGCCGCCGAGGTCTTCGCTAGGCCGCGCCATCCCTACACGGCAGCCTTGCTATCGGCGACACCGATTGCCGATCCCGACCGTGCGAAGAACCGCATCCGCCTGCAGGGTGAATTGCCTTCGCCGCTGAAGCCGCCGACGGGCTGCCACTTCAATCCGCGCTGCTGGAAGGCGCAGGACCATTGCCGCCAGGTTTCTCCCGAATTAACTGGGGAAGGCACACATCAATATGCCTGTCACTTCCCGCTCGATTGA
- a CDS encoding gluconokinase: protein MPDEQMNKPHAIIVMGVSGCGKSSVGEKLAEALHLAFVEGDALHPAANVEKMSKGVPLTDEDRMPWLDRIGEDIKASLEKSKGIIVSCSALKRLYRDRLRAAAGGNLFFVYLEGSRALLMKRMGERKGHFMPVSLLDSQLATLEVPTGEPGVVTVDIDDTVDGIAATALKGLAPLGITG, encoded by the coding sequence ATGCCGGATGAGCAGATGAACAAACCCCATGCGATCATCGTCATGGGAGTCAGCGGCTGCGGCAAATCCTCCGTCGGCGAGAAACTTGCCGAAGCCCTGCACCTGGCCTTCGTCGAAGGCGATGCGCTTCATCCGGCCGCCAATGTCGAGAAGATGTCGAAGGGCGTTCCGCTGACCGATGAAGACCGGATGCCGTGGCTCGACCGCATCGGCGAAGACATCAAGGCCTCGTTGGAGAAGAGCAAGGGCATCATCGTCTCCTGCTCGGCGCTGAAGCGCCTCTATCGCGACAGGCTCAGGGCTGCTGCCGGCGGCAATCTGTTCTTCGTATATCTCGAAGGTTCCAGGGCGCTGCTGATGAAAAGGATGGGTGAGCGCAAGGGACATTTCATGCCGGTCTCGCTGCTCGACAGCCAGCTGGCGACGCTTGAGGTGCCTACAGGCGAGCCGGGCGTCGTCACCGTCGATATCGACGACACGGTGGACGGCATCGCCGCAACCGCTCTCAAAGGCCTCGCCCCTCTGGGCATCACGGGTTGA
- a CDS encoding NAD(P)/FAD-dependent oxidoreductase: protein MTKNAIVLGAGIVGVSTAIHLQRRGRQVTLIDRKDPGNETSFGNAGLIQREGVAPYGFPQQLGLLLRYALNNRIDAHYHLRTLPSQIAFLARYWWNSNARRHVIITRAYAPLIENSVVEHKDLIEASQAEGLIRKDGWIKIFRTEAKRDGAFAEAALWQNEFGVEYDSLTPADIARMEPHMTGDFAGGIRWRDPWSVLDPHALTSAYRRYFESIGGRFVTGDAASLGPFGSGWKIMTAEGPLEAEDAVMALGPWAAVATRRLGYSFPLGVKRGYHMHYAAEGSAVLHNWTLDAERGYLLAPMRRGIRLTTGAEFATLDAPKTPVQLDRAEAVARTIFPLGGRLDPEPWMGARPCTPDMMPIIGKAPRHQGLWFAFGHAHHGLTLGPVTGRVLAELITGEKPFIDIAAYSPQRFNP from the coding sequence ATGACGAAGAACGCAATCGTGCTCGGCGCCGGCATCGTCGGGGTTTCCACGGCCATCCATCTGCAGCGGCGCGGCCGGCAGGTGACGCTGATCGACCGCAAGGATCCGGGCAACGAAACCTCGTTCGGCAATGCCGGCCTGATCCAGCGCGAAGGTGTGGCACCCTACGGCTTTCCCCAGCAGCTCGGGCTTTTACTGCGTTATGCGCTGAATAACCGCATCGACGCGCATTATCATCTGCGCACACTGCCGAGCCAGATCGCCTTTCTCGCTCGCTACTGGTGGAATTCCAATGCGCGTCGCCACGTGATCATTACCCGGGCCTATGCACCGCTGATCGAAAATTCGGTTGTCGAACACAAGGATCTGATCGAGGCGTCGCAGGCCGAAGGGCTGATCCGCAAGGACGGCTGGATAAAGATTTTCCGCACTGAAGCCAAGCGCGACGGGGCTTTTGCTGAGGCCGCACTTTGGCAGAATGAATTCGGCGTGGAGTATGACAGCCTGACTCCGGCCGATATCGCCCGCATGGAACCTCATATGACCGGCGATTTCGCCGGCGGTATCCGCTGGCGCGATCCCTGGTCGGTGCTCGACCCGCATGCGCTGACATCGGCGTATCGCCGCTATTTCGAAAGTATCGGCGGCCGCTTCGTGACGGGTGACGCCGCCTCGCTCGGTCCGTTCGGCTCCGGGTGGAAAATCATGACTGCGGAAGGTCCGCTCGAAGCCGAAGATGCTGTGATGGCGCTCGGCCCCTGGGCGGCCGTTGCGACGCGCCGGCTCGGCTACTCCTTCCCGCTCGGCGTCAAGCGCGGCTATCACATGCACTATGCCGCCGAGGGCAGTGCCGTGCTCCACAACTGGACATTGGATGCCGAACGCGGCTATCTCCTTGCGCCGATGCGCCGCGGCATCCGCCTGACAACAGGGGCGGAGTTTGCAACGCTCGATGCGCCGAAGACGCCGGTCCAGCTCGACCGCGCCGAAGCCGTGGCGCGTACCATCTTCCCGCTCGGAGGCAGGCTCGATCCCGAACCCTGGATGGGGGCGCGCCCCTGCACGCCGGATATGATGCCGATCATCGGCAAAGCGCCGCGTCATCAGGGCCTATGGTTTGCCTTCGGCCATGCCCATCACGGGCTGACGCTCGGGCCGGTGACCGGCCGCGTGCTTGCCGAACTCATCACCGGCGAGAAGCCGTTCATCGATATCGCGGCCTATTCGCCGCAGCGTTTCAACCCGTGA
- a CDS encoding isoprenylcysteine carboxyl methyltransferase family protein → MMWPSIALLAFVTLQRLAELVLARRNTAALLARGAREVAPEHYPVMVALHAGWIIGLWLLAPGRPVAFFWFLVFMGLQALRLWVLATLKGRWTTRIIILPGAPLVRSGPYRFLRHPNYAIVVGEIAALPLAFGLPLYAIVFSLINALILHVRVKAENAALKSAMILK, encoded by the coding sequence ATGATGTGGCCATCGATCGCGCTTCTGGCATTCGTGACGCTGCAGCGGCTGGCGGAACTCGTGCTCGCCCGGCGCAACACCGCCGCCCTTCTTGCGAGGGGCGCCAGAGAGGTGGCACCCGAGCATTATCCCGTCATGGTGGCGCTGCATGCAGGCTGGATCATCGGGCTTTGGCTGCTTGCACCGGGCAGGCCAGTGGCGTTCTTCTGGTTTCTGGTGTTCATGGGGCTGCAGGCGCTGCGGCTCTGGGTGCTGGCGACGCTGAAAGGCCGCTGGACGACGCGCATCATCATCCTGCCCGGCGCGCCGCTCGTCAGATCCGGGCCTTATCGCTTCCTCCGCCATCCGAACTATGCGATCGTCGTCGGCGAGATCGCCGCCCTTCCGCTCGCCTTCGGCCTACCGCTTTACGCGATCGTCTTTTCCCTTATCAACGCGCTTATCCTCCATGTCCGCGTGAAGGCTGAAAATGCCGCACTGAAAAGCGCAATGATTTTGAAATGA
- a CDS encoding type III polyketide synthase — MTDTVKLVSLAVATPEHVIFQKQAVEASARLFADRFEDFRHLARVFDSAGIDKRHAARPLAWFDEPHGWQDRMQAFAEVAGGLFVEAANSALRQAGLEAGDVDCVVTVSSTGFTTPSLDAQLSRRMGFRPDIERVPVFGLGCAAGVSGFAIASRLARSRPGAVVLFVSIELCTLAFRLDELTRPNIIATALFGDGAAACVLRSGEDGLAEVESTGEHLFPDTLDIMGWKIDDGGFGIVLAQSLPPFAEKELGPAVTAILARNGLKVEDIDRFICHPGGMKVLAAMESALSMVPGTLDHERAVLAEYGNMSSPTILFVLERAIRAGLPERSAMIAMGPGFSASCVTLRRAA; from the coding sequence GTGACCGACACCGTCAAACTCGTCAGCCTCGCCGTTGCCACACCCGAACATGTCATTTTCCAAAAGCAGGCGGTCGAAGCCTCGGCCCGGTTGTTTGCCGACCGCTTCGAGGACTTCCGCCATCTTGCCCGCGTCTTCGATAGCGCCGGTATCGACAAGCGCCATGCGGCGCGGCCGCTTGCCTGGTTCGACGAGCCACATGGCTGGCAGGACCGGATGCAGGCCTTTGCGGAGGTGGCAGGTGGGCTTTTCGTCGAGGCTGCCAACTCGGCCCTTCGCCAGGCAGGGCTTGAGGCCGGCGATGTCGACTGTGTCGTGACCGTCTCCTCTACTGGATTTACGACGCCGAGCCTCGATGCGCAGCTTAGCCGCAGGATGGGTTTTAGACCCGATATCGAACGCGTGCCGGTCTTCGGGCTCGGCTGTGCCGCCGGCGTGTCAGGCTTTGCGATCGCCTCGCGGCTGGCGCGGAGCCGGCCGGGCGCTGTTGTGCTTTTCGTCTCGATCGAACTTTGCACGCTCGCCTTCCGGCTGGACGAGCTGACGCGGCCGAACATCATCGCGACGGCGCTTTTTGGCGACGGCGCTGCCGCCTGCGTACTGCGATCAGGCGAAGACGGGCTAGCGGAGGTGGAATCGACTGGCGAGCATCTTTTTCCCGACACGCTCGATATCATGGGCTGGAAGATCGATGACGGCGGTTTCGGTATCGTGCTGGCGCAATCGCTGCCGCCCTTTGCCGAAAAGGAGCTCGGCCCGGCGGTGACGGCCATTCTGGCGCGAAACGGGCTGAAGGTGGAGGATATCGACCGCTTCATCTGCCATCCCGGCGGCATGAAGGTGCTGGCTGCGATGGAGAGCGCGCTTTCGATGGTGCCGGGCACGCTCGATCACGAACGCGCCGTGCTTGCCGAATACGGCAACATGTCCTCGCCGACCATCCTGTTCGTGCTGGAGCGGGCAATCCGCGCCGGATTGCCGGAGCGCTCCGCGATGATCGCCATGGGGCCGGGCTTTTCGGCGAGCTGCGTGACGCTCAGGAGGGCGGCATGA
- a CDS encoding tetratricopeptide repeat protein: MTIMTARIASLLLGGCLAASVVSGPVFAIGDDSSTTPVCKKGEIYDQKTKKCVKQQSANVSDENRADYAYSLAKAGRYEEALAVLDTVKDQNTAEVLNYRGYATRKLGRTDEGISYYLQSVKMDPQYAKVREYLGEAYVIKGQLDLAKDQLKSIKAICGTGCEEYQDLNAVILDPSKI, encoded by the coding sequence ATGACGATCATGACAGCCCGCATCGCTTCCCTCCTTCTCGGCGGCTGCCTCGCCGCCTCTGTTGTCTCCGGCCCGGTCTTTGCGATCGGCGATGATAGCAGCACGACACCGGTCTGCAAGAAGGGCGAGATCTACGACCAGAAGACCAAGAAATGCGTCAAGCAGCAGAGCGCCAACGTCTCCGACGAGAACCGCGCCGACTATGCCTATTCGCTGGCCAAGGCCGGTCGTTATGAGGAGGCGCTTGCCGTGCTCGACACGGTCAAGGATCAGAACACCGCCGAAGTGCTGAATTACCGCGGTTATGCCACCCGCAAGCTTGGCCGCACCGACGAGGGCATCTCCTATTACCTGCAGTCGGTGAAGATGGACCCGCAATACGCCAAGGTCCGCGAATATCTCGGCGAAGCCTATGTCATCAAGGGTCAGCTCGATCTCGCCAAGGATCAGCTGAAGTCAATCAAGGCGATCTGCGGTACCGGCTGCGAGGAATATCAGGATCTGAACGCAGTTATCCTCGATCCCTCGAAGATCTGA
- a CDS encoding RNA polymerase sigma factor produces the protein MSVARTHFPAYSHARMESPVHPAVSRDAGLAEAAIASEADIRSGLTENLARLWRYGLVLSHQRDVADDLVQATCLRALERADQFIPGTRLDRWLFSILHSIWLNEIRSRRVRQGQGFVDAGETLTFDGAHDTETQVMAHQVLKQVNALPEAQRTVVFLAYVEGLSYREVAGILDIPIGTVMSRLAAARAKLSGAGPEGGRQ, from the coding sequence ATGTCGGTCGCGCGCACCCATTTTCCTGCCTATAGTCACGCGAGAATGGAATCGCCGGTTCACCCGGCGGTTTCGAGGGATGCAGGATTGGCGGAGGCGGCCATCGCGAGCGAAGCGGATATCAGGAGCGGCCTGACGGAAAATCTGGCAAGGCTCTGGCGTTATGGTCTCGTTCTCTCGCATCAGCGCGATGTCGCCGACGACCTGGTGCAGGCGACCTGCCTTCGCGCACTGGAGCGCGCCGATCAGTTCATCCCCGGCACCCGGCTCGACCGCTGGCTGTTTTCGATCCTGCATTCGATCTGGCTGAACGAGATCCGCTCTCGCCGGGTACGCCAGGGCCAGGGTTTCGTCGATGCCGGAGAGACGCTGACCTTCGACGGCGCGCACGACACCGAAACGCAGGTGATGGCCCATCAGGTGCTGAAACAGGTGAATGCGCTGCCTGAAGCGCAGAGGACGGTGGTTTTCCTCGCCTATGTGGAAGGACTTTCCTATCGCGAGGTCGCAGGCATATTGGATATCCCGATCGGAACCGTGATGAGCCGGCTGGCGGCTGCCCGCGCCAAGCTCTCCGGCGCCGGACCGGAAGGGGGACGGCAATGA
- a CDS encoding anti-sigma factor family protein, whose amino-acid sequence MTTKHTIPSDEDLTAFIDGELTREEAARIEAMVNEDEATAERLEFLARANLPFEQAFARLLAEAPRQKLEAMLAAIPAQQSARPASTPAFATRRRFLGALAASLVAGIAVDRAVIGIGRGFSAKDENSEWRAVVADYISLYTAETLAGPAPSREDQAAQLAGLDEKLGLSLSPETVSLPGIDFKRAQLLQYDGKALAQIAYLDPETGPMALCIVKSDKGPKAPDLESRKGMNVVYWSNAMHAFMLIGNAAADRMTAIAEGVRGRVAV is encoded by the coding sequence ATGACGACGAAACACACCATTCCCTCCGACGAGGACCTGACCGCCTTCATCGACGGCGAACTGACGCGTGAAGAGGCTGCGCGCATTGAAGCCATGGTGAACGAAGACGAGGCCACCGCCGAGCGGCTGGAATTCCTGGCGCGCGCCAATCTGCCGTTCGAGCAAGCCTTCGCCCGGCTGCTCGCCGAAGCCCCGCGCCAGAAACTGGAAGCGATGCTCGCCGCCATCCCGGCACAGCAGAGCGCAAGACCCGCCTCGACGCCGGCATTCGCCACTCGACGCCGCTTCCTCGGCGCGCTCGCCGCCTCGCTGGTCGCCGGTATCGCGGTCGACCGCGCCGTCATCGGCATCGGCAGAGGTTTTTCGGCAAAGGACGAAAACAGCGAATGGCGCGCTGTGGTCGCCGACTATATCTCGCTCTATACCGCCGAAACGCTCGCCGGCCCCGCCCCCAGCAGGGAGGATCAGGCCGCCCAGCTCGCCGGTCTTGACGAAAAACTCGGCCTGTCACTCTCCCCCGAAACCGTCTCGCTCCCAGGCATCGATTTCAAACGCGCCCAGTTGCTACAATATGACGGCAAGGCGCTCGCCCAGATCGCCTATCTCGACCCCGAGACCGGCCCGATGGCGCTCTGCATCGTCAAGTCTGACAAGGGGCCGAAGGCACCGGACCTCGAAAGCCGCAAGGGTATGAACGTCGTCTACTGGTCGAACGCGATGCACGCCTTCATGCTGATCGGCAACGCTGCGGCGGACAGGATGACGGCGATTGCGGAGGGGGTGAGGGGGAGGGTAGCGGTGTAA
- a CDS encoding glycosyltransferase family 2 protein encodes MKISIVTVAFNAEATIADTLRSVSCQTYGNVEHILIDGASTDGTMDVVRQNGAHLARCISEPDRGIYDAMNKGIALATGDVIGFLNADDVYAGPYVLELVAGGFSSADVDACYGDLCYVRQNHIDSIVRYWRSSDFEPGRFSQGWNPPHPTFFARRDVFAKHGSFDLSYRIAADIELMMRFLEVGRISTLHLPHMMVRMRLGGTTNKSIKNIIKQNGEIMRALNESGLKWSPVSFICNKLLSRGRQFVTRPGL; translated from the coding sequence ATGAAGATTAGCATCGTTACCGTGGCTTTTAATGCCGAGGCGACCATTGCCGATACCTTGCGCTCAGTATCCTGTCAAACCTATGGAAACGTCGAGCATATCCTGATCGATGGTGCGTCCACAGACGGCACAATGGATGTTGTCCGGCAAAATGGAGCCCATCTTGCCCGGTGCATTTCCGAACCGGATCGTGGAATCTACGATGCGATGAACAAGGGCATTGCTCTGGCTACCGGTGATGTAATCGGTTTTCTGAACGCTGATGATGTCTATGCAGGCCCATATGTGCTTGAGTTAGTCGCTGGAGGCTTCAGTTCGGCAGACGTAGACGCTTGTTACGGCGATTTATGCTATGTCCGCCAAAACCATATCGATTCCATCGTACGGTACTGGCGTTCCTCTGATTTCGAGCCGGGCCGTTTCTCGCAGGGTTGGAACCCTCCGCACCCAACGTTTTTCGCAAGACGCGACGTGTTTGCAAAACACGGCAGCTTCGATCTCAGCTATAGGATCGCGGCTGATATAGAACTCATGATGCGGTTTCTGGAAGTAGGGCGTATCTCCACGCTTCATCTGCCTCACATGATGGTCAGGATGCGGCTCGGCGGAACAACCAACAAAAGCATCAAGAACATCATCAAGCAGAACGGCGAAATCATGCGCGCGCTCAATGAGAGCGGACTGAAATGGTCCCCCGTTTCGTTCATCTGCAATAAACTGCTTTCGCGTGGCCGCCAGTTCGTCACACGTCCTGGATTGTAA
- a CDS encoding class I SAM-dependent methyltransferase gives MKKDNDDAMKSDHQMQCIACGSNMETFIERISDDRYGCPGVYSIKRCVSCGHMTTTPPLTEEDLPGLYSTYYPRREVDFSAIEREAALVNKPFAAFNRWMAGTDHQGHYLARPGEKVLDVGCGSCISLLEMRNKGIESWGIEADPNVRTIADHFGLQVHIGNIYDLPFPDMKFDLIVLNQVLEHVPDPAAMLRAVRERLTPQGRVVMAFPNTGSFHRKIWKDRWINWHIPYHQNHFNRISFTKLAGQFGYGIETVRTVTPNLWSVLQLRTARERKQEGKSSSTWVHDVDAIGGRPPFFTRLKNAALSRGARGAGMVMGLGNRILDAAGMGDSILFVLKPTSKKL, from the coding sequence ATGAAAAAGGACAATGACGACGCGATGAAGAGCGATCATCAGATGCAGTGTATTGCCTGCGGTTCGAACATGGAAACATTTATCGAGCGCATATCCGACGATCGATACGGCTGCCCCGGTGTATATTCGATCAAAAGGTGCGTGTCTTGCGGTCATATGACGACGACACCGCCGCTGACGGAAGAAGATCTACCCGGGCTTTACAGCACGTATTATCCGCGCCGGGAAGTCGATTTCTCTGCCATTGAGCGAGAAGCTGCGTTGGTAAACAAGCCTTTCGCCGCTTTCAATCGTTGGATGGCCGGCACCGATCACCAAGGCCACTATCTGGCGCGGCCCGGTGAGAAGGTCCTGGATGTCGGTTGCGGCTCATGCATTTCACTCCTTGAAATGCGCAATAAGGGTATTGAAAGCTGGGGGATCGAGGCGGATCCAAATGTGCGGACAATCGCTGATCATTTCGGTTTGCAGGTCCATATCGGCAACATTTACGATCTGCCTTTTCCCGACATGAAATTCGACCTGATCGTGTTGAATCAAGTCCTGGAACATGTGCCAGATCCCGCAGCAATGCTGCGTGCGGTAAGAGAGCGTCTCACCCCGCAGGGTCGGGTGGTCATGGCGTTTCCCAATACCGGCTCGTTTCACCGCAAGATCTGGAAAGACCGCTGGATCAATTGGCATATTCCCTATCATCAGAACCATTTCAACCGTATCTCCTTTACCAAGCTTGCTGGCCAATTTGGTTATGGGATCGAAACCGTCAGAACAGTTACGCCCAATCTCTGGTCGGTGCTGCAGTTACGCACCGCGCGAGAAAGAAAGCAGGAAGGCAAGTCATCATCCACCTGGGTGCATGACGTTGACGCAATCGGAGGCAGACCACCATTCTTCACCCGGCTGAAGAATGCGGCACTGTCCCGCGGCGCACGCGGTGCCGGAATGGTAATGGGGTTGGGTAACAGGATTCTGGATGCCGCCGGCATGGGAGATAGCATTCTCTTTGTACTGAAGCCGACGTCCAAAAAACTCTGA